The following are encoded together in the Vigna unguiculata cultivar IT97K-499-35 chromosome 2, ASM411807v1, whole genome shotgun sequence genome:
- the LOC114167545 gene encoding protein DETOXIFICATION 27 — MPSKEDSPLEDENLPLLEHHSLTDERDERDQKLLPRFWIESKKLWHIVGPSIFSRVASYSMLVITQAFAGRLGDLELAAISIANNVVVGFDFGLLLGMASALETLCGQAFGAKKYYMLGVYMQRSWIVLFICCILLLPLYLFASPVLKLLGQPDELAELSGTVSIWMLPVHFAFAFQFPLQRFLQCQLKTAPIAWVSLVALLVHVFLSWLFVFKLEFGVIGAAATINFSWWVLTLGLFGYSVWGGCPHTWAGFSVEAFSGLWDFVKLSAASGVMLCLENWYYKILIVMTGNLENAEIAVDALSICMTINTLEMMIPLAFFAATGVRVANELGAGNGKGAKFATTVSVVTSVIIGLFFWMLILILHDKFGYIFSNSKPVLDQVNNLSLLLAFTILLNSVQPVLSGVAVGSGWQSYVAYINLACYYIIGVPLGFLMGWVFDLGVMGIWAGMIFGGTATQTLILSIITIRCDWDKEADTAKLRITKWADPKHELN; from the exons ATGCCAAGCAAGGAGGATTCACCATTAGAAGATGAAAATCTTCCTCTGCTGGAACATCACTCTCTAACAGATGAAAGAGATGAACGAGACCAAAAACTGTTACCAAGGTTTTGGATCGAGTCGAAGAAGCTTTGGCACATAGTAGGCCCTTCAATTTTTAGCCGTGTTGCATCCTATTCCATGTTAGTCATCACCCAAGCCTTCGCCGGCCGTCTCGGTGACCTCGAACTCGCCGCCATCTCCATTGCCAATAATGTCGTCGTTGGCTTCGACTTTGGCCTCTTG TTGGGTATGGCAAGTGCCTTAGAAACGCTATGTGGGCAAGCGTTTGGAGCGAAAAAGTACTACATGTTAGGCGTTTACATGCAGCGTTCGTGGATCGTTCTTTTCATTTGCTGTATCTTGCTTTTGCCTCTGTACCTCTTTGCCTCGCCGGTGTTGAAGCTGTTGGGGCAGCCCGATGAGCTGGCGGAGTTATCCGGTACGGTGTCGATTTGGATGCTACCGGTGCACTTCGCGTTTGCGTTTCAGTTTCCTCTGCAGAGGTTCTTGCAGTGCCAGCTGAAGACTGCGCCTATTGCGTGGGTGTCTCTGGTGGCGCTCTTGGTGCATGTGTTTCTGAGCTGGTTGTTCGTGTTCAAGTTGGAGTTCGGAGTTATTGGCGCCGCTGCAACCATTAACTTCTCCTGGTGGGTGCTCACGTTGGGGCTCTTTGGGTACAGTGTTTGGGGTGGGTGCCCTCACACTTGGGCTGGGTTTTCAGTTGAGGCTTTCTCTGGGCTTTGGGATTTTGTCAAACTCTCTGCTGCTTCTGGAGTCATGCTCTg CTTGGAGAATTGGTATTACAAAATTCTGATAGTGATGACGGGGAACCTTGAGAATGCAGAGATCGCTGTGGATGCTCTATCCATATG TATGACCATCAATACCTTGGAGATGATGATTCCTCTGGCATTCTTTGCTGCAACAGG AGTGAGAGTTGCAAACGAACTTGGAGCAGGGAACGGAAAAGGAGCAAAGTTTGCTACTACAGTATCTGTGGTGACATCTGTTATTATAGGACTCTTCTTCTGGATGTTGATTTTGATATTGCATGATAAATTCGGCTACATATTCTCTAACAGCAAACCTGTTCTTGACCAAGTAAACAACCTTTCTCTTCTATTAGCCTTCACAATTCTGCTCAACAGTGTTCAGCCAGTTCTCTCAG GAGTGGCTGTAGGATCAGGTTGGCAATCATACGTTGCATACATAAACTTGGCTTGCTACTATATTATTGGTGTGCCTCTTGGATTTTTGATGGGGTGGGTCTTCGACCTAGGAGTTATG GGAATCTGGGCTGGGATGATTTTTGGTGGCACAGCTACTCAGACATTAATATTGAGCATCATTACCATTCGGTGCGACTGGGACAAAGAG GCTGACACAGCAAAATTGCGTATAACGAAGTGGGCAGATCCAAAACATGAACTCAACTAA